A part of Caldicellulosiruptor owensensis OL genomic DNA contains:
- a CDS encoding S41 family peptidase, with product MKINKKLLMKIVAVVVVLSIFVAVPVYSQFFIISTDFPTDQQMDYIKKVLQVAKVYHIGKYSYDELIDMMFTGLFKSLDKYSEYMKPQQAQDFTQSVNGEFSGIGIQIEKQEDYIVIVGVFDGTPAKEAGLKVGDKIIAADGKSLVGKTTDDAVKLIRGQEGTTVVIDILRDGKTYRFSIVRRKIKIPVVEYKVLDNNIGYIKLTQFTQGCSNDIKKALDEFDKKGIKNIIFDIRNNPGGLLDEVVKVCEHFVPEGPIVTIEYNTFKDEYKSKNKNPKYRLAVLTNESSASASEIFAQAIKDRKVGVVIGTKTYGKGTVQTLVGLPDTDTKKGYVAKVTVAKYKSPSGYYVEGKGVVPNIEVQDDSLSQFGPDKILSLSATKKFKKGDMDLEILAAQQRLFYLGYLSSWTAKMDDNTVVAVQKFQKDNKLYPSGILDITTQKKLNEKFTDFLKSKYVDKQLQRAIQYFKTGK from the coding sequence ATGAAAATTAACAAAAAGCTTTTAATGAAAATTGTAGCTGTAGTAGTTGTGCTTTCTATCTTTGTTGCAGTCCCCGTGTATTCTCAGTTTTTCATAATTTCAACTGATTTTCCAACAGACCAGCAGATGGATTATATCAAAAAGGTGTTACAGGTTGCAAAGGTTTATCACATAGGCAAGTACAGTTATGATGAGCTTATTGATATGATGTTTACAGGGCTTTTCAAAAGTCTTGACAAATATTCAGAGTATATGAAACCACAGCAAGCACAGGATTTTACCCAGAGTGTAAATGGCGAGTTTTCGGGGATAGGTATCCAGATAGAAAAACAGGAAGATTATATAGTTATTGTTGGAGTTTTTGATGGAACACCCGCAAAGGAAGCGGGGCTAAAGGTTGGAGATAAAATTATTGCAGCAGACGGAAAATCTCTGGTTGGAAAGACAACAGATGATGCTGTTAAACTCATTCGTGGTCAGGAAGGTACAACTGTTGTGATTGACATCTTAAGAGATGGCAAGACTTACAGATTTTCTATTGTTAGAAGAAAGATAAAAATTCCTGTTGTAGAATACAAGGTGCTTGACAACAACATCGGCTATATTAAACTCACACAGTTTACCCAGGGATGCTCAAATGATATCAAAAAAGCTCTTGATGAGTTCGACAAAAAAGGTATAAAGAACATTATTTTCGATATTCGAAACAATCCCGGCGGACTTTTGGATGAGGTTGTTAAGGTATGTGAACATTTTGTGCCAGAAGGACCAATTGTTACAATTGAATACAACACGTTTAAAGATGAGTATAAATCCAAAAACAAAAACCCGAAATACAGACTTGCTGTTCTGACAAACGAATCGAGCGCATCTGCTTCAGAGATTTTTGCCCAGGCTATAAAAGACAGAAAAGTAGGAGTTGTAATTGGTACAAAGACATATGGCAAAGGGACTGTACAGACTTTAGTTGGTCTTCCTGATACGGATACAAAAAAAGGATATGTGGCGAAAGTAACTGTTGCAAAGTACAAGTCACCGTCTGGTTATTATGTTGAAGGAAAAGGTGTTGTGCCAAACATAGAGGTTCAGGATGACTCACTTTCACAGTTTGGACCTGATAAGATTTTGAGCCTGAGCGCAACTAAGAAGTTCAAAAAAGGTGATATGGACTTAGAGATTCTGGCAGCTCAGCAAAGGCTTTTTTACCTTGGGTATTTGAGTAGCTGGACAGCAAAGATGGATGATAATACAGTGGTTGCTGTTCAAAAGTTCCAGAAAGACAATAAGCTTTATCCTTCTGGAATACTTGATATAACAACGCAGAAAAAGCTAAATGAAAAGTTTACAGATTTTTTAAAATCTAAATATGTTGACAAACAGCTACAGCGGGCAATTCAGTATTTCAAGACTGGAAAGTAA
- a CDS encoding TraX family protein encodes MEKLVLKLKSIPFFSVYSKDLTKSKSNLLKLVACITMFIDHTGFLYFPQKPLLRIIGRIAFPIFAYQVAVGFWHTSDHKRYLKRLLIFAIISQYPFYLMTGDGELNVIATFFFAALCLYFFKRKWYPLVIIPLAISYFISMDYGIYGVLTILLFYFLYEKPILQLIGFSILTLIVTHFMGWQLQVYSILSVVLIFFVRMLPVDFEFKLNKYFFYWFYPLHMLFLVFVGKLLGCS; translated from the coding sequence GTGGAAAAGTTAGTATTGAAACTTAAATCAATACCCTTTTTTTCTGTATATTCAAAAGACCTTACAAAGTCAAAGTCTAATTTATTAAAACTCGTAGCATGTATAACCATGTTTATTGACCATACAGGATTTTTATATTTTCCACAAAAACCCTTGCTGCGGATAATTGGTCGCATTGCTTTTCCCATCTTTGCCTATCAAGTTGCAGTGGGGTTCTGGCACACATCTGACCATAAAAGGTACTTAAAAAGACTTTTAATATTTGCTATCATATCCCAGTATCCTTTTTATCTTATGACAGGTGATGGAGAGCTGAATGTTATTGCGACCTTCTTTTTTGCAGCGCTTTGTCTTTATTTTTTCAAAAGAAAGTGGTATCCACTGGTGATTATTCCACTTGCTATATCATACTTTATTTCAATGGACTATGGAATTTATGGCGTCTTAACAATATTACTGTTTTATTTTTTATACGAAAAACCCATTTTGCAGCTTATTGGATTTTCAATTCTTACATTAATTGTCACACACTTTATGGGCTGGCAGCTTCAGGTATATTCTATTTTGAGTGTGGTATTGATATTTTTTGTGAGAATGCTTCCGGTCGACTTTGAATTTAAACTCAATAAATACTTTTTTTACTGGTTCTATCCTCTTCACATGCTGTTTTTAGTTTTTGTTGGAAAACTTCTTGGGTGTTCATAA
- the mntA gene encoding type VII toxin-antitoxin system MntA family adenylyltransferase antitoxin, whose amino-acid sequence MYEINIQEIKKVVVDILKREISPWLIILFGSLVKGNFRKDSDIDIAYLSDKEISNVERFWVSQEIADVLNRDIDLIDLKKASTVLKAQIVGTGEVIYCEDEKRKNLFFMRALKEYALLNEERDVVLKSFFGMSIYSKGERNDNR is encoded by the coding sequence ATGTATGAGATTAACATTCAGGAAATAAAAAAGGTAGTTGTGGATATTTTAAAAAGAGAAATATCACCCTGGCTTATAATTCTGTTTGGTTCTCTTGTTAAGGGGAATTTTAGAAAAGATAGCGATATTGACATTGCATATCTTTCTGATAAAGAAATATCAAACGTTGAGAGGTTCTGGGTTTCTCAAGAAATTGCAGATGTTTTAAACAGAGATATAGATTTGATTGATTTAAAAAAGGCTTCCACTGTGCTAAAAGCCCAGATTGTCGGCACGGGAGAGGTAATATATTGCGAGGATGAGAAAAGAAAAAATTTGTTTTTTATGAGGGCTTTGAAAGAATATGCACTTTTAAACGAGGAGAGAGATGTTGTTTTAAAAAGCTTTTTTGGGATGAGTATATATTCAAAGGGTGAAAGAAATGATAATAGATGA
- the dusB gene encoding tRNA dihydrouridine synthase DusB: MFDIRGKIFLAPMAGFTDKVFRRLCSRFGANVTVTEMVSSKALVLGSTKTKELISFSQEEKIRGVQIFGSDPKVMAQSVKILQDEFEYDFIDINMGCPVPKLVKSGEGCALMKNPSLASRIVESIAKVSRKPVSVKIRKGFDEESINAPEFAYILQESGASFVTVHGRTRTQLYSGKADWEIIRKVKEKVKIPVVANGDITDFESAKRVYEVTGADSIMIGRAALGNPWVFLQIKEGFEKGYVETKVLPHMKIRVAIEFFRQLCSEKGEKMAVLEARKHLSFFVKGIENAAKIRDRINRMNNAAELLEFLEELASSLEKKESFVDNIL, encoded by the coding sequence ATGTTTGACATCAGAGGAAAAATCTTTTTAGCACCTATGGCTGGATTTACAGACAAGGTTTTCAGAAGACTTTGCTCAAGGTTTGGTGCAAATGTTACAGTGACAGAGATGGTATCAAGCAAAGCTTTAGTTCTTGGAAGTACAAAGACAAAAGAGCTTATTTCATTTTCGCAGGAAGAGAAAATAAGAGGTGTTCAGATTTTTGGAAGCGACCCTAAAGTTATGGCACAGTCTGTCAAGATATTGCAGGATGAGTTTGAGTATGATTTTATTGATATAAACATGGGCTGTCCTGTTCCCAAGCTTGTGAAAAGTGGTGAAGGATGTGCTCTGATGAAAAATCCTTCTTTGGCATCAAGAATTGTAGAAAGCATTGCAAAGGTAAGCAGAAAACCTGTTTCTGTCAAAATTCGAAAGGGATTTGATGAAGAAAGTATTAATGCTCCTGAATTTGCATACATCCTGCAAGAAAGCGGAGCCTCTTTTGTAACAGTTCATGGAAGAACAAGGACACAGCTTTATTCTGGAAAAGCTGACTGGGAAATAATAAGAAAGGTAAAAGAAAAGGTAAAAATTCCGGTTGTTGCAAATGGTGATATAACTGATTTTGAGTCGGCAAAAAGAGTTTATGAAGTAACAGGTGCGGATAGTATCATGATAGGAAGAGCAGCTCTTGGAAACCCATGGGTGTTCCTACAAATAAAAGAGGGTTTTGAAAAGGGATATGTTGAAACTAAGGTCTTGCCTCATATGAAGATAAGAGTTGCGATTGAGTTTTTCAGACAGCTTTGCAGCGAAAAGGGCGAGAAAATGGCGGTATTGGAAGCAAGAAAGCACCTTAGCTTTTTTGTAAAAGGAATTGAGAATGCTGCTAAGATAAGAGATAGAATTAACAGAATGAATAATGCTGCAGAACTTTTAGAGTTTCTTGAAGAGCTTGCATCTTCTCTTGAGAAAAAAGAAAGTTTTGTCGATAATATCTTATAG
- the hepT gene encoding type VII toxin-antitoxin system HepT family RNase toxin, which yields MIIDDIIVNKIQVIERCLKRIDEEYEQNPKNLLNYTKQDSIILNLQRAIEAAIDIAIHLCAVFKFGVPQSSREAFDLLEEKNIVSKELAKRLKAMVGFRNIVVHDYQAINLEILKNIIEKNLSDFLEFKDAVLNFLQKRS from the coding sequence ATGATAATAGATGATATAATTGTAAACAAGATACAGGTCATTGAAAGATGTTTAAAGAGAATAGATGAAGAATATGAGCAAAATCCTAAAAATCTTCTCAATTACACAAAACAAGACTCAATTATTTTAAATCTTCAAAGAGCTATAGAAGCAGCAATAGATATTGCAATACACCTGTGCGCAGTTTTTAAATTTGGAGTTCCGCAAAGCAGCAGAGAAGCTTTCGATTTGTTAGAGGAAAAAAATATTGTGTCAAAAGAGTTGGCCAAAAGACTGAAAGCCATGGTGGGTTTTAGAAATATTGTAGTGCATGATTATCAAGCTATTAATCTTGAGATTCTCAAAAATATAATTGAAAAAAATTTATCTGATTTTTTAGAATTTAAAGATGCTGTGCTGAATTTTCTGCAAAAAAGGAGTTGA
- a CDS encoding S-layer homology domain-containing protein has product MIRNKLKIISLYRLRSIAVLILFFCILIPVNIQAGQEYIASSSYNNVVKNTQIINLPQNAFSRETFLFMLAFGFFNTIGKAKINPSNTLTKEEALAVILNSAGRQQDAFVRAEKLELKRPSGQKLVKPYNYLYLGYIQLAYDLKILSKKEYQDAMAQVQPSEKEHKKMTEELIKKNENTIAKAVYEGRPYSYDDLIFVRSAPATRQEVCYWVVRAFKIPISYENLAKTYPDYDKIESKFLSSINTLLKNGALVGRSDGYLHPDDYITYEELAFVLGNLKYNILSTNRIKEVKLEIKDIQKFNSSKVIYVCENEGGDSLNIVVTPGKQDFAVIADSNLFSSSYFQKGDYASFYINGKNEVVLASLLQRPGEENITGAISKIDTKKMTFSVKLSDGRVYNLSLNPKATIYDENSGKSLNFSELDTGNLVQVKVRKNRADAITLVSLDSPQITRVQGVIARITSDRVVLNQNGVLTEYFLSSDTVYIDKGDFSRVLTKNDFYDGMKVLAGTACGYVQYMSTTFDEKSENTVSGILHEIDSNLAYIEIYNQDGMKKSYRFSKKLGLKVKKDGQNASLDSLLPGDVVFLYFSGDFVRTVTASSNIQQKFAKIENVIRNLASGLPQKIIVNIDGRIYGPYEINDNVDIVKSGMPAALKDILPGQYVKLTGSFYGSSAYIRKIEVSGNEYIKNIYIAKGTVNGDVLYLSDIQILRNNAFEPLYTWLSFKIPSDLKFILDGSFLAPLSKLKNLPVVVVTKERFSQEVLDTVVAISRGTFTKIQGEVSVTSSNSVVVSGNRYSIGSKTYTVVNGLLTPANFKVGDEIIGVASQDSLVVAKKLQGISKPVFVRGQVQEISELEYISVKDYVYLDSQRGWQYVPSKLILFYDTQTVLCDVYGLESPKEILNLKGKSVYIIHDGKYANVIIDTSFGGYIVAGVVGKDMKILNVQYNDMMTQTWNRIDKSFTLDTTQAVLIDAGGNLTAQMPQFGDRVLLLVPQSNFDLSKSELVPSVVLVNY; this is encoded by the coding sequence ATGATAAGAAATAAACTTAAAATAATTAGCCTATATAGATTAAGAAGTATAGCAGTTTTAATTTTATTTTTTTGTATACTCATTCCTGTAAATATCCAAGCTGGTCAGGAGTATATAGCAAGCAGCAGTTACAATAATGTAGTAAAAAATACCCAAATTATAAATTTGCCTCAAAATGCTTTTTCAAGAGAAACATTTTTGTTTATGTTAGCATTTGGATTTTTCAATACAATTGGAAAAGCAAAGATAAATCCTTCTAATACTCTAACAAAGGAAGAGGCACTGGCTGTGATTTTAAATAGCGCAGGCAGACAGCAGGATGCGTTTGTTAGAGCTGAAAAGCTGGAACTTAAAAGACCATCAGGTCAAAAGCTTGTAAAGCCATATAATTATCTTTATCTTGGATATATTCAGCTTGCATATGATTTAAAAATTTTGTCCAAAAAAGAGTATCAGGATGCGATGGCGCAAGTGCAGCCAAGTGAAAAAGAACATAAGAAGATGACAGAGGAGCTTATAAAGAAAAATGAAAATACCATTGCAAAAGCTGTGTATGAAGGAAGACCATATTCATATGACGATTTGATTTTTGTGCGCTCTGCCCCTGCTACCCGTCAGGAAGTTTGCTACTGGGTTGTAAGAGCATTTAAAATACCCATTTCTTATGAGAATTTGGCTAAGACCTATCCTGATTATGATAAAATAGAGAGCAAGTTTTTAAGTTCAATAAATACTCTTTTAAAAAATGGTGCTCTCGTTGGAAGGTCTGATGGCTATCTTCATCCAGATGATTATATTACGTATGAAGAGCTGGCATTTGTTCTTGGAAATTTAAAATATAACATCTTGAGCACAAACAGGATAAAAGAGGTAAAACTTGAGATAAAGGATATTCAAAAATTCAACAGTAGTAAAGTCATTTATGTATGTGAAAATGAGGGAGGAGACAGCTTAAACATTGTGGTTACTCCGGGTAAGCAGGACTTTGCAGTAATAGCAGATAGCAACTTGTTCAGCTCTTCTTATTTTCAAAAAGGGGACTATGCAAGCTTTTATATAAATGGCAAAAACGAGGTTGTACTTGCAAGTCTTTTGCAACGACCAGGAGAGGAAAATATAACAGGTGCTATCTCAAAAATTGATACAAAGAAAATGACTTTTTCAGTAAAACTTTCGGATGGGAGAGTTTACAATCTTTCTTTAAATCCCAAAGCTACAATCTATGATGAAAACTCTGGCAAAAGCTTAAACTTTTCCGAACTGGATACAGGAAATCTTGTACAGGTCAAAGTCCGAAAAAATAGAGCAGATGCTATTACATTGGTTTCGCTTGACAGTCCTCAAATAACAAGAGTACAGGGAGTTATAGCAAGAATTACAAGTGACAGGGTTGTTCTCAATCAAAATGGAGTATTAACAGAATATTTTCTTTCATCGGATACAGTCTACATTGACAAGGGTGATTTTTCAAGAGTTCTTACAAAAAATGATTTTTATGATGGTATGAAAGTTTTGGCAGGTACAGCTTGTGGATATGTTCAGTATATGAGCACTACTTTTGATGAGAAGTCTGAGAATACAGTTTCAGGAATTTTGCACGAAATAGATTCTAACCTTGCCTATATAGAGATTTACAACCAAGATGGCATGAAGAAGAGTTACAGATTTTCAAAAAAGCTTGGGCTAAAAGTTAAAAAGGATGGTCAAAATGCTTCTTTAGACAGCCTTTTGCCAGGCGATGTTGTTTTCCTCTATTTTAGTGGTGATTTTGTGCGCACAGTCACAGCAAGTTCTAATATACAGCAGAAGTTTGCAAAGATTGAAAATGTTATAAGAAATCTTGCAAGTGGTCTTCCCCAAAAAATAATTGTCAATATCGATGGGAGAATATATGGACCATATGAAATAAATGACAACGTTGATATTGTAAAAAGTGGTATGCCTGCAGCTTTGAAAGATATTCTACCAGGTCAGTATGTAAAGCTCACAGGAAGTTTTTATGGAAGCTCAGCATACATCCGAAAGATAGAGGTATCAGGAAATGAATATATAAAAAATATCTACATCGCAAAAGGAACGGTCAATGGAGATGTTTTATATCTTTCTGACATCCAGATTTTAAGAAACAATGCATTTGAACCGCTGTACACATGGCTTTCTTTTAAGATTCCATCTGATTTGAAATTCATTTTAGATGGAAGTTTTCTTGCACCACTTTCAAAGCTGAAAAACTTACCAGTTGTAGTTGTGACAAAAGAAAGGTTTTCACAGGAAGTGTTGGACACCGTTGTGGCAATATCAAGAGGGACTTTTACAAAGATACAGGGTGAGGTGAGCGTGACATCTTCAAATTCGGTGGTGGTATCTGGAAATAGGTATTCAATAGGAAGCAAAACGTACACCGTTGTAAACGGACTTTTGACCCCTGCAAACTTCAAGGTTGGGGATGAAATAATTGGTGTTGCAAGCCAGGACAGCCTTGTTGTTGCAAAGAAGCTACAAGGCATCTCAAAACCTGTATTTGTTCGCGGACAGGTACAAGAGATTTCAGAGCTTGAATATATCAGCGTAAAGGATTATGTATATTTGGATAGTCAACGTGGATGGCAGTATGTTCCGAGCAAGCTAATTCTTTTTTACGATACACAGACAGTTCTGTGTGATGTATATGGGCTTGAAAGTCCTAAGGAGATATTGAATCTTAAAGGGAAGAGTGTATATATCATCCACGATGGCAAGTACGCAAATGTGATAATTGATACGAGTTTTGGTGGATACATTGTTGCAGGCGTGGTTGGCAAGGACATGAAGATTCTAAATGTCCAGTACAACGATATGATGACCCAGACATGGAACAGAATTGATAAAAGTTTTACCCTTGACACCACCCAAGCAGTTTTGATAGACGCAGGAGGGAACTTAACAGCTCAAATGCCGCAATTTGGCGACAGGGTTTTGTTACTTGTTCCTCAGAGCAATTTTGACCTGTCAAAATCAGAGTTGGTACCATCTGTTGTGCTTGTAAACTACTGA
- a CDS encoding S-layer homology domain-containing protein has translation MFKKFLMAAVVLSIILIISWQVAFCEEGYLGYEGGISAYKDPDPKKTKIEYYEYTFVAGKPVLLSGTIDAKIKRAANNETLSYTYDLKDSTGKIFIKRTVSLKGSLTKLQNGSITKEYTIAGYKETLTVEGATYNLQNYSFSKSTAVDTNPAVSFFQGQWTLEKTYDKGLKITIEGKNYGYDGYWGSGEFQNIKQTVETPSWFATINYNIALVQKTILEFQQNNLPSSIPGTYVLKSKVEGNFIAMFDLPTFTKTGEVLTIRQKGRVTKSIEKSPVVRMAIAPTLPKVKGYEYEDAVNTSFAFGGFDSATDFNPSEYITRAQFAKLLMDALNIYSNYYNPRTVQKKSIYKDVPLNHKYYGYIYAVTKAGLMRGKSADYFRPEDYITRAEAAVVISKVLGFDKKVTQPITQTDYLDDESIPVWAKDAAWVLKNEKIMVGTEDNHFLPQQRLTKGTAANLVYNLINFLRDTLARRYLDMSLFSSD, from the coding sequence TTGTTTAAAAAATTTTTGATGGCGGCAGTTGTGCTGAGTATCATTTTAATTATTAGCTGGCAGGTTGCTTTTTGTGAGGAAGGGTATTTGGGATACGAAGGTGGAATTTCAGCATACAAAGACCCCGACCCGAAAAAGACCAAGATTGAATACTATGAATATACATTTGTTGCAGGAAAACCAGTTCTTCTTTCGGGTACTATTGATGCAAAGATAAAAAGAGCGGCAAATAATGAGACTCTTTCTTATACTTATGACCTAAAAGATTCAACGGGTAAGATTTTTATAAAAAGAACTGTAAGTTTAAAAGGCAGCTTGACAAAGCTTCAAAATGGGAGTATAACAAAGGAGTATACAATTGCCGGTTATAAAGAGACATTGACTGTAGAGGGTGCTACTTACAATCTTCAAAACTATTCATTTTCAAAATCGACAGCGGTTGATACAAACCCGGCTGTGAGCTTTTTTCAGGGTCAGTGGACGCTTGAAAAGACATATGATAAGGGACTGAAGATTACTATCGAAGGTAAAAACTACGGGTATGACGGGTACTGGGGAAGCGGAGAGTTTCAGAACATAAAACAGACAGTGGAAACACCTTCATGGTTTGCAACCATCAATTACAATATTGCACTTGTGCAAAAAACTATCTTGGAGTTTCAACAAAATAATCTTCCATCCAGTATTCCAGGGACATATGTACTGAAGTCCAAGGTTGAAGGTAATTTCATTGCTATGTTTGACCTTCCAACCTTCACAAAGACGGGAGAAGTTCTGACAATAAGACAGAAAGGTAGAGTGACAAAAAGCATTGAAAAAAGTCCAGTTGTCAGGATGGCAATTGCGCCTACTCTTCCAAAGGTGAAAGGGTATGAGTACGAAGATGCAGTGAACACAAGTTTTGCTTTTGGCGGATTTGACAGTGCCACTGATTTTAATCCCTCAGAGTATATAACCCGTGCTCAGTTTGCCAAGCTTTTGATGGATGCGCTCAACATATATTCTAACTATTATAATCCAAGGACAGTGCAAAAAAAGTCGATATACAAGGATGTGCCGCTCAATCACAAGTATTATGGCTACATATATGCAGTCACAAAGGCAGGGTTAATGAGAGGCAAAAGTGCTGACTATTTTAGGCCAGAGGATTATATAACCAGAGCGGAAGCTGCTGTTGTCATCTCAAAGGTGCTTGGTTTTGATAAAAAGGTAACCCAGCCAATCACTCAAACAGATTACCTTGACGACGAAAGTATTCCTGTTTGGGCAAAGGATGCTGCTTGGGTATTAAAAAATGAAAAAATAATGGTTGGAACTGAGGATAACCATTTTTTGCCGCAGCAAAGGCTTACAAAAGGCACTGCTGCAAACCTTGTTTATAACCTCATAAACTTTTTAAGAGACACACTCGCAAGAAGATATCTTGACATGAGCCTCTTTAGCTCGGATTAA